A DNA window from Luteolibacter luteus contains the following coding sequences:
- a CDS encoding cytidine deaminase family protein, producing MNPEHQQLIDAARPLVRNLSLGRPDWDAASVAAAIRTPAGNIYTGICIHLSCGLGFCAEHAASAEMIKAGETQIEAIVAVTEDSILAPCGRCREFLLQVNPRNADATVILNGGRLVKLRELMPEHWLVSMSREA from the coding sequence ATGAACCCGGAACACCAGCAACTCATCGATGCCGCGCGACCCTTGGTCCGGAATCTATCCTTGGGCCGACCTGATTGGGATGCAGCCTCGGTAGCAGCGGCAATTCGCACACCTGCGGGAAACATCTACACCGGCATCTGCATCCACTTGAGCTGCGGCCTCGGCTTCTGCGCGGAACACGCGGCCTCTGCCGAAATGATCAAGGCCGGAGAAACGCAGATCGAAGCCATCGTGGCGGTGACCGAAGATTCCATCCTCGCTCCCTGCGGACGTTGCCGCGAATTTCTCCTGCAAGTGAACCCGCGGAACGCCGATGCCACCGTGATCCTGAACGGCGGACGTCTGGTGAAGCTCCGCGAGTTGATGCCGGAGCACTGGCTGGTGAGCATGAGTCGCGAAGCCTGA